The Campylobacter concisus DNA window TTTGCCATTAGCCAAACTGGCAACAACATAATTAGCATAAATTTTAAGAATTTATTCATTAAATAAACCACCTGTGAGATTTTTTTGAAGCGAATATTACCAAGGCTTTACTTTGATTAAAATAAAAACGATTATCATAAAATAGAGCAAATTGAGATAATAAAGAGAAATTTGTCTTCAAATAGCCAATTTTGAATAGTTTTAGAAATTTTCTAATGTAAATTTAAAATTTATCTTTTGAATATAAAAATAGTAGTTTTATAAAAAATGAAAAGGCTTTAAGTTTAAAATTTAGAATTTAAAGGAGAGCAAAAGCTCTCCTTCTTGTTAGGCATTTAGCCCAGTGTTTCTTAGCATAACACGTTTGCGATATACATTTGATACTTCAGCTGCATCTCCAACTAAAAGTGCATTTGTAGCACAAACAGCCGCACACATAGGCACTTTTCCTTCAGCCATTCTATTTTGGCCGTAAAGCTCTCTCTCCTCGTGTGAGTTTGTTGGCTCTGGACCGCCTGCGCACATTGTACATTTATCCATAACGCCTTTTACGCCAAATGCCCCGTCTTTAGGGAACTGTGGAGCACCAAATGGACAAGCATATAAGCAGTAACCACAGCCTATGCATATATTTTTATCGTGAAGCACGATGCCATCAGCTCTAATGTAGAAACAATCAACCGGGCAAACTTGCTCACAAGGTGCATCAGTACAGTGTTGGCATGCAATGGTAGTTGAAACCTCTTTACCTTCGATACCATCGTGAAGTGTAATGACCTTTCTTCTATAAATTCCCACTGGAAGCTCATGAGCAGAAGAGCAAGCAACTTGGCAACCATAACAACTAATACATCTATCAGTATCTACGAAAAATTTCATTCTTGCCATTTTATTCCTCCTTACTCTTTACCCATGGCGTCTCTCTCGCCATATTCATGGAAAAACGATGTTTTAAATGTATTTTCCTCAGCTTTTTCTATACGGCAAAGACCTGCGTTAAACTCTGAAATTTGAGTAACTGGGTCAAATCCGTAGTTAGTAACTGTGTTAAAGCTCTCACCGATAACATAAGGCTTAGTGCCCTCTGGATAGCGAGCTGAAAGATCAACGCCTTGCATAATACCAGCGAAGTTGTATGGCATACAAATTCTATCTGGAGTTACCATCTGGCTGTGATAGCATCTTACTTTGATCTTTGTGCCTTGTGGGCTGTGAATCCACATCATATCGCGATCTTTTATGCCGTATTTTAAAGCTAGCTCTGGATTAACATTAGCAAACATCTCTGGCGTAATAGCTGATAGATATTTACTAGTTCTTTCGATCATTCCTGCACCACTTAAGTTTACGACGCGTTGCGTGCTAAACACGATAGGGAACTCTTTTGACCAATCTTTTGCTTGTTGCTCTGACTTAAACTTAGTAGAAACACGGAAATTTCTAGCTTGATCTTCAAATGTCGGATACTTTTGAACAAGATCCCAGCGTGGTGAGTGAACAGGCTCTCTATGTTTTGGAATAGGATCAAGGAATTCCCAAACGATAGCTCTTGCCCTTGCATTACCATAAGGTACAACACCTTTTTCACGGCATTTTTCAAAGATAATACCACTATAATCCATACTCCAGCTTGGTCCCATCTTAGCTTTCTCTTCTTCAGTTAGAGTTATACCTAAGACTTTTTCTATATTCTCTTTTGTGATTTGTGGATAGCCACCTTTTATAGCTGAGCCAACAAGCGTTGTCTCTTCGCTAGCTAGCTGACTAACGCCATTATGCTCTAGACCAAAGCGATTTCTAAAGCCTGAACCACCTTCAACATAAGGCTTGCTCATATCATATAGTATTGGTGTTCCAGGGTGTTTTTCATCCCATGCTGGCCATGGTTTACCGTAGTATTCGCCTTTAACTTCACCACCAATACCTATTAGCGTATCTGGGTCAAATTTATCCCAGTTTGCCTGGTGACGTCTAAACATCTCAGCTGTTCTACCACCATAACCTATAGAATTTCCAATTCTTGCTATCTCATTTGTCGCATCATCAGGCCATACAAAATCATCTTTTACTTGTTTTATTTCACGATCTACGATACCCATTTTCATGCCTTTTACGTATTCATCGTAAAAGCCAAATTTCTTAGCAAATAGGAACATCACTTCGTGATCGCCCTTACTCTCATAAAGTGGATCAACAACTTTTGTTCTCCATTGTCCTGAGCGGTTTGTAGCACTTAAGTGACCTTCATTTTCAAATGCAGTCGCTACTGGCAAGATATAAACGCCATCTTTTCTGTCTGAAAGGATAGAAATTTCATTTACAAATGGCTCAGCTACAACGATCATATCTAGTTTTGAAGCTGCTTCTTGGATTTTAGCTAAGTGCGCCATAGACGTTAGACCAGTTCCTTGAACCCAAAGAACTCTCAATGCACCACTACTAAATGTATTCTCCTCTTTCAAGACGCCTTGCCACCATTTTGAAAGTGACCAGCCTTTTTCGTTTCTCCAGTTTCTATCTTCTGGATGTTTAGGATCGTGGTAATAATACTCTTCAAAGACTGTGTTTTTAACAGGAGTACCGCCTTGTTTTGGCTCTTTTGTTGAGACTGCAAAGCGTTTAATAAATTCGTCATAATCAACGCCCCAGCCTTTGCAGTAATATTTCCATGCTGCATCAGTTAAGCCATAATACATTGGCAAGCTATCTGAAAGGTTACACATATCAGTTGAGCCTTGAACATTGTCGTGACCACGAATGATATTACAGCCACCACCTGCTTTACCCATATTTCCTAGAATTAGTTGAAGGATAGGTAAAATTCTTGTATTTGATGTACCAACTGAGTGTTGAGTGATGCCAAGTGCCCAAACAACAGTACCTGGTTTTGTGTGAGCTAGAATGTCTGCAGCTTTTAGTAGCTTATCAACTGGTACTCCAGTAACATCAGATGTAACCTCTGGTGTCCAGTGCTCAGCCTCTTTTCTTATCTCATCAATACCATAAGTTCTATTTTCTATAAATTCTTTATCTTCCCAGCCATTTTTAAGAATGATGTGAATAAGACCATAAACAAGTGCAATATCAGTTCCTGATCTTTGTCTCAAATAAAGATCAGCATGTGCAGCTGTCTTTGTAAAATTTGGATCAGCTACAATTACTTTTGCATTGTTTCTATCTTTTGCTTGTAAAGTGTGCTTCATGCCACCAACTGGGTTTGCCACAGCTGGGTTTGCTCCAATGATAAATATACATTTTGAGTTCGCAGCCATATCTCCAAAGTGGTTTGTCATCGCGCCATAACCCCAGGTATTCGCCACACCGGCGACTGTTGCGCTATGTCAAATTCTTGCTACGTGATCGTTACTGTTTGTACCCCAAAATGCACAAAATTTTCTAAAGTAGTAAGACTGTTCGTTGTTAAATTTAGCCGATCCTAAGAAAACAACACTATCAGGGCCATCTTCTTTACGGATCTGAAGCATCTTATCGCCGATCTCGTTTACAGCTTGATCCCATGAAATTCTTTGCCATTTACCATCAACTTTTTTCATAGGATATTTGATGCGTTGTTTGCTGTGTGTAAGATCGATCTGGTCGATACCTTTTGAGCAGTGTGAGCCCTGAGATATCGGATGATGCATCGCCATATCTTGACGAACCCAAACACCATCTTTTACCTCAGCCTCGATACCACAGCCTGCTGAGCAAATAGAACAAATCGTTCTAACCTTTTTTGAGCCAGGGAAAGGATTTTTTATCTCCTCATCACTTGCTTTTCTTATCGTTTCATTTTCTCCAAAAGCCATTGTGCTTCCAGCACCAAGTGCGGCTAGCTTTAAAAATGAACGTCTTCCTATACGTGCATCACTCATGGTTTTCTCCCTTAGTAAGCGATTTTATAGTAGGTTTCCCAGTTCTTGCTTTTTTTATAAAGCACCTCTTTTTTGTTTGACTTGCCAACGACGACACCATTGTCATCAGGAGCTAAGTCGTCACTAGTCACTTTTGCTACGGCTGAGACTGCGAGTACTCCGCCGGCAGCACCGACTTTTAGAGATTTTTTGAGAAAATCTCTTCTTGATCCTTGCATTTTTTCTCCTTATGCCTCAAAAAATTTTGAGAAATTTGGTTCAATAATATGTAAAATTTGCATATTTAGAATTTCTAAAATATCGCAAATAGCCTATTTCAGGGCTTTTAGAGCCTAGAATTAAACTGTGTAAATTTAGCATAATTGCAAGATAATCAAAGTAAATATAAAGCTTTAATTAAATATGTTAAGTTATTGTTAAAAATATAAGAAAATATATTTAATATTTTAGCTTTTATGAATTTTGAGAGAAAGGCTAATTTAAAGTATAAATTCTAGGGAGAGCTCCCTAGAAAAGGTTATTTTAGATCACTTTTATTTATGATAAATGGCACTGATCTAACGCCAGCTGAGAAATATTTTTTACGTAAAGTATCGATCTTGTCGCTCTCTTCTTTGCTAACATTTTTTTCATCTACGTTATAATCTTCAGAGAAATACTTTCTTAAAATTTTAACCTTATCGCTATCACTTTTTGCATTTTTTATATCTTTATAGATCAAAGCACTTTTTTGTAAAGACGATAGTTCATGCACTGGAGTTAGGATGATTTCAACGTTATTGTCTTTTAGCGTAGTTTCGATCTTTGCTAGCTCGGCTCTACAATATGGGCATTCAGGATCTGAAAACATGATAAGAGTTGGCTTTTTGCTATCATTGCCAAGAGTTATAACATTTGCCTTGTCTTCATTTTTATAAATTTTAGCTAGTGATTTTACTAAATCAAGTGCTGCTTTTTCTGCGATTACCTTTTTTTCTTCAGCTAAATAAGACTTCTGCTCCTTTAAATTTACAACATCAGGAAACATAAGATCGCCCTTAACAAAAGTCACATCTTCTTGAGACATATCTCCTTTGCTAAATTTTAAGCTTACTTTTTCTATATCATCTAAAATTTTAGTGCGTTCTACGACTTTTACATTAACACCATCGATATTTTGATTTTTAAAAACTTCTGAGTAAAAATCTTCTATTTGCTTATTACTAGCTGCCATTAGGCTAGTTGCCGCTATTATTGAGGCTAAAACCACTTTTTTCATTTTTTTCCTTTTTAAAAATTTGGCGGATTATATTTGCTTTTTGTAAATGAATACTAACCACGAAAGACTCTATCATTTCCTTGCTTCATTATGTCACTCTCAAGATCAAGTTGCTCAAGATAGGCGATTACATATTTTCTACTTAAATTTAGTGCATCCTTGGCATTTGTGACATTTACAAATCCTTGGTTTTTGATGATCTCTCTTAGCTTATCAAGTGCCATTTTTAGCGAATTTCTAGTGATAAAAAGATTATGCTCCAGCCTTACAACTCTGCCCATTGCAGTTAGTTTTTTAAGGGCATTATCGCCACTTAGCCTATCTATTTCCAGCTCATCATATATATTATAAGGTGCCGTTGGAGCTAGCTTTCCGCTTTCTAAAATTTCATAAATTTTCTCTTCAAGCCTTACTTTTAGTTTGCTTATATCAACGCCCTTTTTTGTATAGACGCCATCATTTTTAGAGATTAAGCTTATACTTTCAAGCTCATCAAGTGCTTTTTGAGCCAAATTTTGACTAGCCCAAGCAAGTTTTAAGCTTATACTTTGAGCTGAGAAAACAGCAAATTCATTTTTTTCTATCATAAATTTAACCACAGACTTTATCCGCTCAACCGCACTTAGATCGTAGATATTTAAAGCCTTTTCATCGACAAAGACGTTTGAGACTTTTTTAGCCACATTTACGGCCTCTTCGTGACTTAGTCCAAATCTTTGATAAGAAGAGATTATTCCAAAGCCATTTTTGTGGGCTTCTTTAAGTATAGAAAATGCTCCAACAAAATCATGCTTTAAAAGTGCAGCCAAAAAGAGAATTTTGCCAGCTTTTTTTAGTGGCTCAAGCACAGGATTTAGCACTCTGCCACCGCCTATCACGCGTGCATCTGAGATAAGTACAAATGCCTCGTCAAATTTCAAAAACATATCGCTTTGAAATTTAAAGGTAACAAAGTAGCTATCATCTTTTTGGCTTAGTATCAGTACCTTTGCAGGCACATTTTTAGCTCCTACGCAAAAGGTTACGCTTTGCGAGTGAATCAAATTTTTAGCAGTTACGACCGCATCAACCTCTCTAAATCCCCTAAAATAGCCTTTTTTACTAAGTAGCTGCCCCTTTTTTAGCTCATTAAGCTCGATGCCAGTTAGATTAAGCGCCACGCGGCTGCTAACCCCTGCACTATCAATGAATTTATCGTGGCTTTGCACGCTTCTTACTAGCGCCTCTTTGCCAGCGTCGTAGTTAAAAAGCTTCTCGTTTTTACTAACGCTTCCCTCTATAACGGTGCCAGTCACAACATTTCCGATACCTTTTAGGCTAAAAACCCTATCAATGTAGTATCTAAAAACGCCCTCCTCATCGCGCTTTTTAGCTCTTAGCGTAAAGAGGTAGTTTCTAAGCTCGTCAATGCTTGCCTTATCCTTTATACTAACAGCAAAAATTTCTAAAATTTGCAGGTTTTTAAATTTAGAAATTTCATCTCTTATCTCTTTTTTTCTTAAATTTATAGTCGCTTCATCTACGAGGTCACACTTTGTAAGTGCCACAATCAAAGACTTCACACCAAGAAGATTTAAAATTTCAAGGTGCTCCAAGCTTTGAGGCATAAGGCCGTCATTTGCCGCCACCACAAATAAGCACGCATCAAAGCCATACGCACCACTTATCATCGTCTTTATGAGATTTTCATGCCCAGGCACGTCGATAAATGCGATATTTTCATCATTTTTACTTAAATTTGAAAAGCTTAGATCAATCGTTATGCCACGCTTTTTCTCCTCTTCAAGATTATCCCCCTCAAAGCCGTTTAGCTCCTTTATAAGTGCGGTTTTTCCGTGGTCGATATGCCCTGCTGTTCCTATTATTAAACTCATTTTTCTTCCGTTTCATTTATTATTTTTATTAGTTCATTTACATCTTCATCTAAAAGCGTTCTCAAATCAAGCAAAAATTTATCATTTTCTATGCGGCCAATCACCTTTTTTTGCCTAAATTTCTGCTCATTTAAAACTGCATCTCCACTAACTGCCAAAGCCATACTTGGAATTTTTTTATTTGGCATCGCACCGCCTCCTACAAAGGTTTGTGTACGAACTATCTCAAGCGGGGTTTTTAAATTTTTATTTATAAAATTTGCTAAGCTTTCAAGCTCTTTTACGCTTTTGTGAAGCAGTTTTTGCGTTGTGATTAGCTCAAATTCTTTATTTAAATAAGCTTTCATGCTCTCAGCCAAAAGTGAGATGATCACTTTATCTACGCGAAGCATTCTTAAAAGCTGATTTTTTCTAAGCTTTGCGATGAGCTCTCTTTTGCCAACAATGATGCCGCACTGCACCGCGCCAAGCAGCTTGTCGCCGCTAAAACTAACTAGCGAAACATCTTTTAAATTTTTTAGATCTGGCTCATTTTTGTCAAGATTAAACGGTAAATTTCCGTAAAATCCACTGCCAAGATCAAAATAATCTATCAAATTTTGCTCGCATGCCAATTTGCTTAGTTCATTTGCTGTAACCTCTTCGCTAAAGCCCACGATGTCAAAATTTGAGCGATGAACCTTTACAAGCATCGCCGTATTTTCACTAATCGCCTCTTCGTAGTCTTTTAGCTTAGTTTTGTTTGTCGTGCCAACCTCTTTTAAAAAGCAGCCCGCATTTGCCATAACTTCTGGCACTCTAAAACTACCACCGATCTCGACTAGTTCGCCTCTGCTAACGACGACTTCTCTGCCTTTTGCAAAGGTATTTAGCACCAAAAATACAGCACTTGCGTTATTATTTACAACGATAGCGTCTTCAAAACCAAATGCTCTTGCGATCATCTCACCGATATAGTCATATCTGTTGCCACGGTTGCCTGTTTTTAGGTTGTATTCAAGGTTTGAATACCCTGTGATTACCGGAGTTGCACGACTTAAAATTTCTTTATCGATGACACTTCTAGCAAGGTTTGTGTGAATGGTCACACCGGTTAAATTTAGCACTCTTTGAAGGCTTGATTCATTAAATTTATGATATTCGTTTAGGATTAAATCTATTATTTCTTGCAACGCAAAATTTGCATTTTCATTTAAAATTTTAGCTCTAACTTCATTTAAAATTTGCCTTGCAAGCAATGTGACTAAATTTATATCAAATCCTGAAAATGCTTCGTTTTTTATAATCTTATCAACTTGTGGGATATCTCTTAAATCGCTCAATTTGTGCTCCTAGTAAGTTAGTTTTACCAAGCCGTGATTTTAACATAAAAAATATTATAAATTAAACCTTAGAGCAAAAAGGAACATATAAAATTCAGAGTCTATTAATCCCATTAATATTAAAATAAGCCTGTTTTTGATAATAGGAGAAATTATGAAAGAATTTGGCTTTTATAACGATTTTGACGATACTTTGATGTTAAATGAACAGATAGAAATAAATAACGAAAAGGAAGAATATTTAGTTTCTAACTCACCAAAGCTTAAAGCAAACATTACCGCACCTGAGATAAATTTTTATCTAAAAAATACAACCGCAAGCGTCTTAGAAAAAGCTAAAAATACACTTTTACTTTATGAAGCAAGAGCAACTGCATTTGACATGGCAAAGGATGTTGATTACGAAAAAGAAGTCGGCAAAAATGTCGTAATAGTAAGCAACTCAGGCCGTGAGGAACTAGCAAATTTATTAAAAGAAAATGGCTATAAAGTCATTGAATTAACGCATTTTGAAGTGAAATTTATTTATGGCGCAGCTGGCGAACTTAGTGTTTTGATACTTAGAGCAAATGACGAATTTGAGGTCGATTGTGACTTTTTCTTGGTTGAAAATGCAAGGGATTATATGCTAAAACAAAGCGGCTGTTACGAAATAGCTGGGCTAGAAGATGAAGCTGTGCTTAAAATTTTAAATGAAAAAACTCCAAAATTTAAGT harbors:
- the fdh3B gene encoding formate dehydrogenase FDH3 subunit beta, with protein sequence MARMKFFVDTDRCISCYGCQVACSSAHELPVGIYRRKVITLHDGIEGKEVSTTIACQHCTDAPCEQVCPVDCFYIRADGIVLHDKNICIGCGYCLYACPFGAPQFPKDGAFGVKGVMDKCTMCAGGPEPTNSHEERELYGQNRMAEGKVPMCAAVCATNALLVGDAAEVSNVYRKRVMLRNTGLNA
- a CDS encoding twin-arginine translocation signal domain-containing protein; this translates as MQGSRRDFLKKSLKVGAAGGVLAVSAVAKVTSDDLAPDDNGVVVGKSNKKEVLYKKSKNWETYYKIAY
- a CDS encoding thioredoxin domain-containing protein, whose protein sequence is MKKVVLASIIAATSLMAASNKQIEDFYSEVFKNQNIDGVNVKVVERTKILDDIEKVSLKFSKGDMSQEDVTFVKGDLMFPDVVNLKEQKSYLAEEKKVIAEKAALDLVKSLAKIYKNEDKANVITLGNDSKKPTLIMFSDPECPYCRAELAKIETTLKDNNVEIILTPVHELSSLQKSALIYKDIKNAKSDSDKVKILRKYFSEDYNVDEKNVSKEESDKIDTLRKKYFSAGVRSVPFIINKSDLK
- the selB gene encoding selenocysteine-specific translation elongation factor, with product MSLIIGTAGHIDHGKTALIKELNGFEGDNLEEEKKRGITIDLSFSNLSKNDENIAFIDVPGHENLIKTMISGAYGFDACLFVVAANDGLMPQSLEHLEILNLLGVKSLIVALTKCDLVDEATINLRKKEIRDEISKFKNLQILEIFAVSIKDKASIDELRNYLFTLRAKKRDEEGVFRYYIDRVFSLKGIGNVVTGTVIEGSVSKNEKLFNYDAGKEALVRSVQSHDKFIDSAGVSSRVALNLTGIELNELKKGQLLSKKGYFRGFREVDAVVTAKNLIHSQSVTFCVGAKNVPAKVLILSQKDDSYFVTFKFQSDMFLKFDEAFVLISDARVIGGGRVLNPVLEPLKKAGKILFLAALLKHDFVGAFSILKEAHKNGFGIISSYQRFGLSHEEAVNVAKKVSNVFVDEKALNIYDLSAVERIKSVVKFMIEKNEFAVFSAQSISLKLAWASQNLAQKALDELESISLISKNDGVYTKKGVDISKLKVRLEEKIYEILESGKLAPTAPYNIYDELEIDRLSGDNALKKLTAMGRVVRLEHNLFITRNSLKMALDKLREIIKNQGFVNVTNAKDALNLSRKYVIAYLEQLDLESDIMKQGNDRVFRG
- the selA gene encoding L-seryl-tRNA(Sec) selenium transferase; translation: MSDLRDIPQVDKIIKNEAFSGFDINLVTLLARQILNEVRAKILNENANFALQEIIDLILNEYHKFNESSLQRVLNLTGVTIHTNLARSVIDKEILSRATPVITGYSNLEYNLKTGNRGNRYDYIGEMIARAFGFEDAIVVNNNASAVFLVLNTFAKGREVVVSRGELVEIGGSFRVPEVMANAGCFLKEVGTTNKTKLKDYEEAISENTAMLVKVHRSNFDIVGFSEEVTANELSKLACEQNLIDYFDLGSGFYGNLPFNLDKNEPDLKNLKDVSLVSFSGDKLLGAVQCGIIVGKRELIAKLRKNQLLRMLRVDKVIISLLAESMKAYLNKEFELITTQKLLHKSVKELESLANFINKNLKTPLEIVRTQTFVGGGAMPNKKIPSMALAVSGDAVLNEQKFRQKKVIGRIENDKFLLDLRTLLDEDVNELIKIINETEEK